GCGGTGGCCATCTTCACGGTGTCGCTTCTGTTCTCGATCTCGAACATCGTCGTGCTGAGTTATCTGGGCCAACCCGACCTGGGGCTCATGTTCGGCACCTACTTCGGCTACTGGTTGATGGGGCTGGCGATGCTGGCGATCGGCATGGTCGCCTCGTTCCTCACCTCGAACCTGACGGTGGGCTTCATCCTGGGCGCCGCGTTCAACGCTCCGCTGGCGTTCGCGGCCTCGGCCGACGTGATCTTCAGCCCGAAGATAGCCGCCACGATCAAGTCGTGGAGCTTCGCGGAAATGTTCCGCGACTTCGGCCGCGGCGTGATCAGTTTCTCGGGGGTGGCGTACTTCCTGCTCATCGTGGCGGCCATGCTCTACCTGTCGATGGTCTTGATCGGCCGGCGGCACTGGGCCGGCGGACGCGACGGCAAATCGCTCGGGGGCCATTACCTGGCGCGCATCGTCGCGCTGATCGTGCTCGTGCTGGGGGTGAACGTCGTGCTGGCCCATCACGACGCGCGCCTCGACGTGACCACCGAGCGGCTCAGTTCCCTCTCGCCCAAGACGCAGGCCATCTTGCAGGAACTCGACCCGAAACGGCCGATCCACATCGAGGCCTTCGTCAGCCCCGAGGTGCCCGAGTCGTACGTGCAGACGCGTCTCGACCTGCTGACGATGCTCCGCGAGATCGCGGCCCGGGCCGGAAACGAAATCACGCTCGAGATCCACGACACCGAGAAGTACAGCGACAACGCCCGGCGGGCTGAAACGCTCTACGGTATCCGCGGCCAGCAGGTGGCCTCGCGAACGCGCGGCGCAATGAACATTGAAGAAATCTATCTCGGCGTGGCGATCACGAGCGGCCTCGAGAAGGTCGTGGTGCCGTTCTTCGACCGCGGCATCCCGGTCGAGTACGAGCTCATTCGCTCGCTGGGCACCGTGGCGCAGCAAGAGCGCAAGAAGATCGGCATCCTGACGACCGACGCCAAGCTGTATGGTCAGTTCGACATGCAGCGCATGTCGCCGGGCCGCAACGAGCTCATCATCGACGAGCTCGAAAAACAGTACGACGTCGTGCAGGTGAACGCCGACAACCCGATCACCGAGCGTTTCGATGCCCTGCTGGCCGTGCAGCCGTCGACGCTGTCTCCCGAGCAGATGGCCAACTTCCTCGACGCCGTGAAGCGTGGGCAACCGACGGCGGTCTTCGAAGATCCCTTCCCCTATCTCGATCAGAGCGTGGCGGCGACGAGCCAGCCGCGCTCACCGCAAGGGGGTGGTGGTCCCTTCGGGATGATGGGGGGTCAGCAGCCGCCGCAGCCGAAGGGGAACATCCGCGAGCTGTGGAATCTGCTCGGCATCGACTTCCTCGACTCGAAGGTGGTCTGGCAGAACTACAATCCTTATCCCAAGATCGGCCAGTTCCCCACGGAGTTCGTCTTCGTGGGCGAAGGTTCCGGCGCCACCGAGCCCTTCAACAATAAAGACGCCGTCAGCTCGCAGTTGCAGCAGATGCTGTTCCTCTTTCCGGGGGCGGTGAATCGGCGCAACTCGTCCGAGCTGACCTTCACGCCTCTCGTGCGGACCGGTCCGCGCACGGGTGAGGTCGCCTTCAACGAGATCATCGAGCGATCGTTCTTCGGTGGCGGTGCCTTGAACCCCATGCGGCGTCACCTGCCGACGGCCGAAGAGTACGTGCTGGCGGTCCACATCCGGGGGAAGCGTCCCGAGCCCGCCAACATGCCGCTCCAAGGAGACGGCGCTCCCCCCGGCACGACGAATCAGGCCGAAAGCGGCCCTGGTCCCGCTCCCGCGGCGGACTTCCACGAACATGAGGTGAGTGAAGCTCACGCACATGGGATGGATGAAGCGGCCGTGGCGACCCCGGCTCCCGAAGAGGGGGACATCAACGTCGTCGTCGTGGCGGATATCGACGTGCTCTACTCGGCCTTCTTCGCGCTGCGTAATCGCGGGACCGACCCCGACGCCGAAGTGAATCTCGACCTCGACAACGTCACGTTCGTGCTCAACGTGCTCGACACGCTGGCCGGCGACGATCGCTTCATCGACATCCGCAAGCGCCGTCCGGTACATCGCACGCTGGTACGTGTCGAAGACGCCACCGCCGGCGCGCGAAACGCCGCGGACGAGCAGCGCAAGCTTTTCATGGACGAGTTCGACAAGAAGCAGAAGGAAGAACAAAAGAAGCTCGACGATCGCATTGCCGAGCTGCAGAAACGGACCGATCTCGATCCGCAACAATTGCTGATCGAAATCGACACGGCGCGCACGGCCGGCGAAAATCGCCTGACCCGGGCCACCGAGCAGATGCGCGAGGTGCGCGATCGCGACATCGAGCGAATCGAGTCGGAGCTGGCTTCGACGGTTCGCCACACGCAAGACCGGTATAAGCTGGCGGCGGTGCTGCTGCCGCCGATTCCGCCGCTGGTGGTGGCGGTGGTGGTGTACTTCAACCGGCGCTCGCGCGAGCGTGAGGGTGTTTCTAAACAGCGGCTGCGCTAGCCTCCGCTCACCGGCCGGCGGCCGGTGCCACTTTCCCAGAAGAATGACCTGAAACCGGCTTTCGCCCGAGCGAGCGAACCATAGGTGAAGCGATGAGCGAGAACGTAAAAACGGTGACCTTTGTCGTGGCGGCCCTCGTCGTGGGGCTGGTGGCCTGGAGCTCGCTGCCGGCGGCGCCGCAGCAAGATTCCGACACGCTGGTGGGGCAGTTTCTCTCGCCCGACTTTACCGATCCACTCGCCGGGGCCAGTCTCGAGATCATCGACTTCGACGAAGAGAAGGCCGAGCCGAGCATCTTCAAGGTCGAACAGGTGAACGGCCGCTGGGCCCTCCCCTCGCACAGCAATTATCCGGCTGACGCCGACAAGCAGATGGCCCACGCCGCGGCCAGCCTGATCGATCTCGAGATCCTGCGCGTCGATCCGGTGACGCAGTCCGACTTCGAGCTGTATGGCGTGGTCGATCCGACCAGCGCCTCGATCGGCGCCGGCGGCATCGGCAAGAAGATCACCCTCAAGGACAAGGCCGGCAAAACGCTGACCGAGCTGATCGTGGGAAAAGAGGTCGAGGGACAGCCCGGCATCCGTTACGTCCGCGTGCCCAACCGCGACGTGTTGTTCCAGGTCAAGTTCGACCCCAGCAAGCTGACGACCAGATTCGCCGAGTGGATCGAGGACGATCTCTTGAAGCTCAATCCCTGGGACGTGGAAGACGTCGT
The nucleotide sequence above comes from Pirellulales bacterium. Encoded proteins:
- a CDS encoding Gldg family protein produces the protein MNAHVIRAIFRRNFVSYFSNPTGYVFICVFVLLSGIAAFWPNEFFNANLANLDQLNRYLPYIMLVFIPAITMSMWADERRQGTDELLLTIPASDLDVVLGKYLAAVAIFTVSLLFSISNIVVLSYLGQPDLGLMFGTYFGYWLMGLAMLAIGMVASFLTSNLTVGFILGAAFNAPLAFAASADVIFSPKIAATIKSWSFAEMFRDFGRGVISFSGVAYFLLIVAAMLYLSMVLIGRRHWAGGRDGKSLGGHYLARIVALIVLVLGVNVVLAHHDARLDVTTERLSSLSPKTQAILQELDPKRPIHIEAFVSPEVPESYVQTRLDLLTMLREIAARAGNEITLEIHDTEKYSDNARRAETLYGIRGQQVASRTRGAMNIEEIYLGVAITSGLEKVVVPFFDRGIPVEYELIRSLGTVAQQERKKIGILTTDAKLYGQFDMQRMSPGRNELIIDELEKQYDVVQVNADNPITERFDALLAVQPSTLSPEQMANFLDAVKRGQPTAVFEDPFPYLDQSVAATSQPRSPQGGGGPFGMMGGQQPPQPKGNIRELWNLLGIDFLDSKVVWQNYNPYPKIGQFPTEFVFVGEGSGATEPFNNKDAVSSQLQQMLFLFPGAVNRRNSSELTFTPLVRTGPRTGEVAFNEIIERSFFGGGALNPMRRHLPTAEEYVLAVHIRGKRPEPANMPLQGDGAPPGTTNQAESGPGPAPAADFHEHEVSEAHAHGMDEAAVATPAPEEGDINVVVVADIDVLYSAFFALRNRGTDPDAEVNLDLDNVTFVLNVLDTLAGDDRFIDIRKRRPVHRTLVRVEDATAGARNAADEQRKLFMDEFDKKQKEEQKKLDDRIAELQKRTDLDPQQLLIEIDTARTAGENRLTRATEQMREVRDRDIERIESELASTVRHTQDRYKLAAVLLPPIPPLVVAVVVYFNRRSREREGVSKQRLR